A region from the Natronoarchaeum mannanilyticum genome encodes:
- a CDS encoding zinc ribbon domain-containing protein codes for MHSRQLRKRLDAAIADGWQIEQETPDRVVLVRRSYGSVGVHLLLAVFTAWWSFGVFNLLYAGYCYLEESERRVLREPTERVCPECGAASRPGAEFCSECGTDLGRTATGAAPGETAGEPRTCPECDAVVEDGARYCANCGAELAETAARRRDDSSE; via the coding sequence ATGCACAGCCGCCAGCTCCGGAAACGACTCGACGCCGCGATCGCGGACGGGTGGCAGATCGAGCAAGAGACGCCGGACCGGGTCGTGCTCGTTCGACGCAGCTACGGCAGCGTCGGCGTCCACCTCCTGCTGGCCGTGTTCACGGCATGGTGGTCGTTCGGCGTCTTCAATCTGCTGTACGCCGGCTACTGCTACCTCGAGGAATCCGAGCGGCGAGTACTCCGGGAGCCGACCGAGCGGGTCTGTCCCGAGTGCGGCGCGGCGTCGCGACCGGGCGCGGAGTTCTGCAGCGAGTGCGGGACCGATCTCGGAAGGACCGCAACTGGAGCCGCGCCCGGCGAAACGGCGGGCGAGCCGAGGACCTGTCCCGAGTGCGACGCCGTCGTCGAGGACGGCGCGCGCTACTGTGCGAACTGCGGGGCCGAACTCGCCGAGACGGCCGCCCGTCGGCGCGACGACTCGAGCGAGTGA
- a CDS encoding DUF2103 domain-containing protein, which translates to MECGRCASSLERPGDYCLVCNTGNADTVVLDLDRDRATVTMLDGDDVLGATTVTTMPEEEGESAVIELRNYAGKIADEIRRKRPDEVYATGDREVLRAIRGQSHYEFYRVAGDDPVEAVIERRGERALEVVDLPPMEKLGGSHTTLIGSRDGRRAVQTVAEHPHVKKVIPGPIDAGGTGSQSGLRAKVTRADGNGNVRLLLRDGSSVQENRIVTTARDIDGGERVREDLNEALDDVDLY; encoded by the coding sequence ATGGAGTGTGGGCGTTGCGCCAGTTCGCTCGAGCGGCCGGGAGACTACTGTCTGGTCTGTAACACCGGCAACGCCGACACCGTGGTGCTCGATCTCGACCGCGACCGGGCGACGGTGACGATGCTCGACGGCGACGACGTGCTCGGCGCGACGACCGTGACGACGATGCCCGAGGAGGAAGGCGAGAGCGCGGTGATCGAACTCCGGAACTACGCCGGGAAGATCGCCGACGAGATCCGACGCAAGCGCCCCGACGAAGTGTACGCGACCGGCGACCGCGAGGTACTCCGGGCCATTCGCGGGCAGTCCCACTACGAGTTCTATCGCGTCGCCGGCGACGATCCCGTCGAGGCGGTGATCGAGCGCCGCGGCGAGCGCGCGCTGGAGGTCGTCGACCTGCCGCCCATGGAGAAACTCGGCGGGTCGCACACGACGCTGATCGGGAGTCGGGACGGGCGACGGGCCGTCCAGACCGTCGCCGAGCATCCCCACGTCAAGAAGGTGATCCCGGGGCCGATCGACGCCGGCGGCACCGGTTCCCAGTCCGGACTGCGCGCGAAGGTCACGCGCGCCGACGGGAACGGGAACGTTCGCCTGTTGTTGCGGGACGGGTCCAGCGTGCAGGAGAACCGCATCGTGACGACGGCCCGCGACATCGACGGCGGCGAGCGAGTCCGGGAGGATCTCAACGAAGCGCTCGACGACGTCGATCTCTACTGA
- a CDS encoding orc1/cdc6 family replication initiation protein, with product MPLFDRDTTIFRDEDVLREDYQPDSIQERDEEIDAYKTALQPVVNGAQPRNVFLYGKTGVGKTVATRFLLDHLRRDVEEYDDVDLSIVWLNCNNLTSSYQVAANLVNELRPANEQISTTGYPQQKIFDMLYDELERLGGTVLIVLDEIDHIGDDDDLLYELPRARANGYLSAGKPGIIGISNDFSFRSGLSPKVKDALCEEEIHFSPYVASELESILDQRAAKALHDEVLADGVLPLCAALAAQDTGSARQALDLLYKAGDLARSQDVAEVTEKHVRDAQRALERGRIKQGMVELTQHGHLSLVAVLSLALEEETPARVREIYPRYRSAAEYVGTNPLVRRRMHDHLSDLAMQGILHRNTRNEGRAGGKYYVYDLDVAVEMVMDVVDDLEMVDLPPTVVRQAEQTDLTAH from the coding sequence ATGCCGCTGTTCGATCGGGACACGACCATCTTCCGCGACGAGGACGTCCTGCGGGAGGACTACCAGCCCGATTCGATCCAGGAGCGCGACGAGGAGATCGACGCTTACAAAACCGCCTTGCAGCCGGTTGTCAACGGCGCCCAGCCGCGGAACGTCTTCCTCTACGGCAAAACTGGCGTCGGCAAAACGGTCGCCACGCGCTTCCTGCTCGATCACCTCCGCCGGGACGTCGAGGAGTACGACGACGTCGACCTGTCGATCGTCTGGCTGAACTGCAACAATCTCACGAGCTCCTACCAAGTCGCGGCGAACCTGGTCAACGAGCTGCGGCCTGCCAACGAGCAGATCAGCACGACGGGCTACCCCCAGCAGAAGATCTTCGACATGCTCTACGACGAGTTAGAGCGGCTGGGCGGAACGGTGCTGATCGTGCTCGACGAGATCGACCACATCGGGGACGACGACGATCTGCTGTACGAGCTTCCCCGAGCGCGCGCGAACGGGTATCTTTCCGCCGGGAAACCGGGGATCATCGGCATCAGCAACGATTTTAGTTTTCGCAGCGGCCTCTCGCCGAAAGTGAAGGACGCCCTCTGCGAGGAGGAGATCCACTTCTCGCCGTACGTCGCGAGCGAACTGGAGTCGATCCTCGACCAGCGCGCCGCGAAGGCGTTGCACGACGAGGTTCTCGCCGACGGCGTCCTGCCGCTGTGCGCCGCGCTGGCCGCCCAGGACACCGGCAGCGCACGCCAGGCGCTGGACTTGCTGTACAAGGCTGGTGACCTCGCGCGATCACAGGACGTAGCGGAAGTGACCGAAAAGCACGTCCGGGACGCACAGCGCGCGCTCGAACGCGGCCGGATCAAGCAGGGAATGGTGGAGTTGACCCAGCACGGTCACCTCTCGCTGGTCGCCGTATTGAGTCTCGCCCTCGAAGAGGAGACGCCGGCGCGCGTCCGCGAGATCTACCCACGATACCGCTCGGCTGCCGAGTACGTCGGAACGAACCCGCTGGTGCGGCGCCGGATGCACGATCACCTCTCCGACCTGGCGATGCAAGGCATCCTCCACCGGAACACACGCAACGAGGGGCGAGCCGGTGGAAAGTACTACGTCTACGATCTCGACGTCGCCGTCGAGATGGTGATGGACGTCGTCGACGATCTCGAGATGGTCGACCTGCCGCCGACGGTCGTTCGTCAGGCGGAACAGACCGATCTGACCGCGCACTGA
- a CDS encoding 50S ribosomal protein L37ae, whose translation MAEGKKGRTGSAGRFGARYGRVSRKRVAEIEDEMNDDHTCPECGGDTIDREGTGIWGCRRCGHKFAGGTYRPETPGGKSVERSIRAALAEDEE comes from the coding sequence ATGGCCGAAGGCAAGAAGGGACGGACCGGGAGCGCGGGTCGCTTCGGCGCGCGCTACGGTCGGGTCTCCCGCAAGCGAGTCGCCGAGATCGAGGACGAGATGAACGACGACCACACCTGCCCCGAGTGCGGCGGCGACACCATCGACCGCGAAGGGACGGGCATCTGGGGCTGCCGGCGCTGCGGCCACAAGTTCGCCGGCGGCACGTACCGCCCCGAGACGCCGGGCGGAAAGAGCGTCGAGCGATCGATCCGCGCCGCGCTCGCCGAGGACGAGGAGTAA
- a CDS encoding DNA-directed RNA polymerase subunit P, whose protein sequence is MAYKCSRCKRDVELDEYGGVRCPYCGHRVLLKERSRDVKEVDVN, encoded by the coding sequence ATGGCGTACAAGTGCTCGCGCTGCAAACGCGACGTCGAACTCGACGAGTACGGCGGCGTTCGCTGTCCCTACTGCGGGCACCGGGTGCTCCTCAAAGAGCGGAGTCGCGACGTGAAGGAAGTCGACGTCAACTGA
- a CDS encoding KEOPS complex subunit Pcc1 — translation MDNPVHEATYDFEYDSADAASVVERSLRREIGEIDDDRSTAALERDGRTLSIRVEAADLVALRAATNTWLSLVDVAESARSAGSERDGSPTA, via the coding sequence ATGGATAACCCCGTCCACGAGGCGACGTACGATTTCGAGTACGATTCTGCGGACGCGGCGTCGGTCGTCGAGCGTAGCCTCCGCCGTGAGATCGGCGAGATCGACGACGATCGCTCGACAGCCGCCCTCGAACGCGACGGACGAACGCTCTCGATTCGCGTCGAAGCCGCTGATCTGGTCGCGCTCCGGGCCGCAACCAACACCTGGCTCTCGCTGGTCGACGTCGCCGAGAGCGCCCGGTCGGCCGGAAGTGAGCGCGACGGGTCCCCGACCGCGTAG
- a CDS encoding prefoldin subunit beta: MQGNLPPEAQEKLEQLQDLQETAQEVAVQKEEAETQLSESRTALDELEDIDEDTVMYREVGELLVETDYDEAKDDLEETVNDLEIRVETLDKQEERVQEQFEELQEELQEMLGGGGGGGPMGGGMGPGGA, translated from the coding sequence ATGCAGGGTAATCTGCCGCCGGAAGCACAAGAGAAGCTCGAACAGCTCCAGGACCTTCAGGAGACGGCTCAGGAAGTCGCCGTCCAGAAGGAAGAAGCCGAGACGCAACTCAGCGAGTCCCGCACGGCCCTCGACGAGCTCGAGGACATCGACGAGGACACAGTAATGTACCGCGAGGTCGGCGAGCTGCTCGTCGAGACCGACTACGACGAGGCCAAAGACGACCTCGAGGAGACGGTCAACGACCTCGAGATCCGCGTCGAGACGCTGGACAAGCAGGAAGAGCGCGTCCAGGAGCAGTTCGAAGAGCTCCAGGAAGAGCTCCAGGAGATGCTCGGCGGCGGTGGCGGCGGCGGCCCGATGGGCGGCGGCATGGGCCCCGGCGGCGCCTGA
- a CDS encoding DUF3194 domain-containing protein, translating to MPTDETVVQTAAEAAEGVIFSRMKRSAVDDYDVRVTFEDGVLEVDVYVEAPETDADEERVADDAALAARSAVDDLFDDA from the coding sequence ATGCCCACCGACGAGACGGTCGTCCAGACCGCCGCGGAAGCCGCCGAAGGCGTGATCTTCTCGCGCATGAAGCGCTCCGCGGTCGACGACTACGACGTGCGAGTGACCTTCGAGGACGGCGTCCTCGAAGTCGACGTCTACGTCGAGGCGCCCGAGACCGACGCCGACGAGGAGCGGGTCGCCGACGACGCCGCGCTTGCGGCGCGCTCGGCGGTCGACGATCTGTTCGACGACGCGTGA
- a CDS encoding GMP synthase subunit A — protein sequence MTKIDVVDNHGQFTHLEQRALRDMGVDVELIDNETPPEEIDADGLVLSGGPDIDDIGRCADYLDLDVPVLGICLGMQIIADELGGRVGGGEYGGYADVTVEVLDEDDPLTGSLAPETRVWASHADEVKELPDGFSLTGRSDVCGVEAMSDVDRNLYGVQWHPEVAHTEEGEELFENFVDICDR from the coding sequence ATGACGAAGATCGACGTGGTCGACAACCACGGCCAGTTCACCCACCTGGAGCAGCGCGCGCTCCGGGACATGGGCGTCGACGTGGAACTGATCGACAACGAGACGCCGCCCGAGGAGATCGACGCCGACGGTCTCGTGCTCTCGGGCGGCCCGGACATCGACGACATCGGGCGCTGCGCCGACTACCTCGATCTCGACGTGCCGGTGCTGGGCATCTGTCTGGGTATGCAGATCATCGCCGACGAGCTCGGCGGCCGCGTCGGCGGCGGCGAGTACGGCGGCTACGCCGACGTCACCGTCGAGGTGCTCGACGAGGACGACCCGCTGACCGGATCGCTCGCGCCCGAAACCCGCGTCTGGGCGAGCCACGCCGACGAGGTCAAGGAGCTGCCCGACGGCTTCTCGCTGACCGGGCGCAGCGACGTCTGCGGCGTCGAGGCGATGAGCGACGTCGACCGGAATCTCTACGGCGTCCAGTGGCATCCCGAGGTCGCCCACACCGAGGAGGGAGAGGAGCTGTTCGAGAACTTCGTCGACATCTGCGATCGCTGA
- the pan1 gene encoding proteasome-activating nucleotidase Pan1, which translates to MSDTVDDVDLPYDEEDTSMQEKIEALRERLEVLESQNEEMRDKLLDANAENNKYQQKLERLTHENKKLKQSPLFVATVQELTDEGVIIKQHGNNQEALTEVTEEMREDLEPDDRVAVNNSLSVVKSLEDETDVRARVMQVDESPEVTYEDIGGIEEQINEVRETVEMPLKNPGAFDEVGIQPPSGVLLYGPPGTGKTMLAKAVANQTDATFIKMAGSELVHKFIGEGAKLVRDLFQVARDHEPAVIFIDEIDAIAAKRTESKTSGDAEVQRTMMQLLSEMDGFEDRGEIRIIAATNRFDMLDRAILRPGRFDRLIEVPKPDLEGREIIFQIHTRDMNVADDVDFEELARMADEASGADVKAICTEAGMFAIRDDRTDIRMEDFEEAWRKIQKETEEEDVSKTFA; encoded by the coding sequence ATGAGCGATACTGTGGACGACGTCGACCTCCCGTACGACGAGGAGGATACGTCAATGCAGGAGAAAATAGAAGCCCTCCGCGAGCGCCTCGAAGTTCTGGAGTCCCAGAACGAGGAGATGCGCGACAAGCTGCTGGACGCCAACGCGGAGAACAACAAGTACCAGCAGAAGTTAGAACGACTCACCCACGAGAACAAGAAGCTCAAGCAGTCGCCCCTGTTCGTCGCGACCGTCCAGGAGCTCACCGACGAGGGGGTCATCATCAAGCAGCACGGCAACAACCAGGAGGCCCTGACCGAGGTCACCGAGGAGATGCGCGAGGACCTCGAACCCGACGACCGCGTCGCGGTGAACAACTCGCTGTCGGTCGTCAAGTCCCTCGAGGACGAGACGGACGTCCGCGCGCGCGTGATGCAGGTCGACGAGTCGCCCGAGGTCACCTACGAGGACATCGGCGGCATCGAAGAGCAGATCAACGAGGTCCGCGAGACCGTCGAGATGCCGCTGAAGAACCCCGGCGCCTTCGACGAGGTCGGCATCCAGCCGCCCAGCGGCGTCCTGCTGTACGGGCCGCCCGGGACCGGCAAGACGATGCTCGCGAAGGCCGTCGCCAACCAGACCGACGCGACGTTCATCAAGATGGCCGGCTCGGAGCTGGTCCACAAGTTCATCGGCGAGGGCGCGAAGCTGGTTCGGGACCTGTTCCAGGTCGCCCGCGACCACGAGCCCGCCGTGATCTTCATCGACGAGATCGACGCCATCGCCGCCAAGCGCACCGAGTCCAAGACCTCCGGCGACGCCGAGGTCCAGCGGACGATGATGCAGCTGCTCTCGGAGATGGACGGCTTCGAGGACCGCGGCGAGATCCGCATCATCGCGGCGACGAACCGCTTCGACATGCTCGATCGCGCGATCCTCCGCCCCGGCCGGTTCGACCGCCTCATCGAGGTGCCCAAGCCCGACCTGGAGGGACGCGAGATCATCTTCCAGATCCACACGCGCGACATGAACGTCGCGGACGACGTGGACTTCGAGGAGCTCGCCCGGATGGCCGACGAGGCCAGCGGCGCCGACGTCAAGGCGATCTGCACCGAGGCGGGGATGTTCGCCATCCGCGACGACCGCACTGACATCCGGATGGAGGACTTCGAGGAGGCCTGGCGGAAGATCCAAAAGGAGACCGAGGAAGAGGACGTCTCCAAGACGTTCGCCTGA
- a CDS encoding helix-turn-helix domain-containing protein: MSTSETARLDADAEPTWDDVRDLPPSAKLVAKVLEYNDTLTQSQLAEETLLPPRTVRYALNRLEEQGVVDSRFSFSDARKRLYTLAIE, encoded by the coding sequence ATGAGTACATCAGAGACAGCGCGGCTGGACGCCGACGCCGAGCCGACGTGGGACGACGTTCGCGACCTCCCGCCGAGCGCCAAGCTCGTCGCGAAAGTGCTCGAGTACAACGACACGCTCACGCAGAGCCAGCTCGCCGAGGAGACGCTCCTCCCGCCGCGGACCGTGCGGTACGCCCTGAACCGGCTCGAGGAGCAAGGCGTCGTCGACTCCCGGTTTTCCTTTTCGGACGCGCGCAAGCGCCTCTACACGCTCGCGATCGAGTGA
- the mre11 gene encoding DNA double-strand break repair protein Mre11 produces the protein MTRVIHTGDTHIGYRQYHSPERRRDFLAAFERVVDDAVEADVDAVVHAGDLFHDRRPELLDLQGTVSALRDLADAGIPFLAVVGNHETKRDGQWLDLFEDLGLATRLGASPEIIGETAFYGLDFVPESRRDDLDYEFEPTDADHRALVSHGLFEPFAHADWDTEEVLAEATVDFDAVLLGDNHAPGKREVEDAWVTYCGSTERASADERDDRGYNIVRFGDAAGADADATGTDAVSIARRAVADTREFAFVDVELADGEGTERVRERVREYDVEDAVVIVTVEGSGEEITPAAVEELALERDALVARVNDRREIDSETDVSVSFADPDDAVRERLRELGLSPAARDIDEAVRESKVADSNVRETVETQIRERLDGDGLDAFEGVEDDGTADNADAADSADAEASTDDEGTAADGRDVADPEVDVTDAADAEAEDDDADIADADDSDADVTTDSGDEPDAEPPAESAQNDSQASMEEYL, from the coding sequence ATGACACGGGTGATCCACACCGGCGACACCCACATCGGGTACCGGCAGTACCACTCGCCGGAGCGGCGCCGGGACTTTCTCGCGGCGTTCGAACGGGTCGTCGACGACGCCGTCGAGGCCGATGTCGACGCCGTCGTCCACGCGGGCGACCTGTTCCACGACCGGCGTCCGGAACTGCTCGATCTCCAAGGAACCGTCTCGGCGCTGCGGGACCTCGCGGACGCCGGGATCCCGTTCCTCGCGGTCGTCGGCAACCACGAGACCAAGCGCGACGGCCAGTGGCTCGACCTGTTCGAGGACCTCGGGCTGGCAACTCGGCTGGGCGCCAGTCCCGAGATAATCGGAGAGACCGCGTTCTACGGACTCGACTTCGTCCCCGAGTCCCGCCGGGACGATCTCGACTACGAGTTCGAGCCGACCGACGCCGACCACCGCGCGCTCGTCAGCCACGGGCTGTTCGAGCCGTTCGCCCACGCCGACTGGGACACCGAGGAAGTGCTCGCGGAGGCCACCGTCGACTTCGACGCCGTGCTGCTGGGCGACAACCACGCGCCCGGCAAGCGCGAGGTCGAGGACGCGTGGGTCACCTACTGCGGGTCGACCGAACGGGCAAGCGCCGACGAGCGCGACGATCGGGGGTACAACATCGTCCGGTTCGGCGACGCCGCCGGCGCCGACGCGGACGCGACGGGCACCGACGCGGTCTCGATCGCCCGCCGCGCGGTCGCCGACACCCGCGAGTTCGCGTTCGTCGACGTCGAACTCGCCGACGGCGAGGGCACCGAGCGCGTCCGCGAGCGCGTCCGCGAGTACGACGTCGAGGACGCCGTCGTGATCGTTACTGTCGAGGGCTCGGGCGAGGAGATCACCCCCGCGGCCGTCGAGGAACTCGCGCTCGAACGCGACGCGCTCGTCGCCCGCGTCAACGACCGTCGGGAGATCGACAGCGAGACCGACGTCAGCGTGAGTTTCGCCGACCCGGACGACGCCGTCCGCGAGCGCCTGCGCGAGCTGGGACTGAGCCCCGCCGCCCGCGACATCGACGAGGCCGTCCGCGAGAGCAAGGTCGCCGACTCGAACGTCCGCGAGACCGTCGAGACGCAGATCCGTGAGCGGCTCGACGGCGACGGCCTCGACGCGTTCGAGGGCGTCGAGGACGATGGCACTGCCGACAACGCTGACGCCGCCGACAGCGCTGACGCGGAGGCGTCCACCGACGACGAAGGTACGGCTGCGGACGGCCGCGACGTCGCGGATCCGGAGGTCGACGTCACCGACGCTGCAGACGCCGAGGCGGAGGATGACGATGCCGACATCGCCGACGCCGACGATTCGGACGCCGACGTCACGACCGACTCCGGCGACGAGCCGGACGCCGAACCGCCCGCGGAGAGCGCGCAGAACGACTCGCAGGCCTCCATGGAGGAGTACCTGTGA
- the rad50 gene encoding DNA double-strand break repair ATPase Rad50 gives MKFREIRLENFKCYADAELRLDEGVTVIHGVNGSGKSSLLEACFFALYGSKALDDRTLDDVITNGAEDAEIELAFDHGGEAYRIERRIRFSGERAQTAKCVLEAPDETIEGARAVRGYVADLLRMDAEAFVNCAYVRQGEVNKLIHASPSDRQDMIDDLLQLGKLEEYRERASEARLAVKDVLSELRGNVDEIDGQIEAKEEKGLHERLNELESERNETTAEIERIEDQLDTARETKESAESVLEEFEEKREEIDELAEDVEELEETIRETESERDRLKDRIAEKRERRDELREKRDELLAEAQEAGDLDADGSASGSDDGADLAEAVEDALAEIRETDERLQEELNDLSGEIQKHASEAETARERADELESTAAEKREEADELEADLDDDESTLAERREKLDEIDEEIEAAKDRFEDAPVAFGEAESHREELRERKDELDDELGDVRAELRTVRSQIEEAEELLEEGKCPECGQPVEDSPHVDALSDDRERLSELEDERDELKAEIEDVEADLETANELVEAEREVDQLRENRSSVEQLIDEREDALEDRRKRVERLRGEADEHEADAETKRSEAADAEDRADERRERIAEINAERGDLRERRERLESLGDALDELDDAEADIEDLREKRAAKADLNDERRQRLSEKKERKRALEDEFDADRVEEARAEKKRAANYVEQAESTLEDLREERDDLIDRIGGVRNELDELESLRERRERLVERRDALDSLYEEAEQLQETYGDLRAELRQRNVETLERMLNETFDLVYQNDSYSHIELDGEYELTVYQKDGEPLDPEQLSGGERALFNLSLRCAIYRLLAEGIDGAAPMPPLILDEPTVFLDSGHVAQLVELVGSMRDLGVEQIVVVSHDEELVGAADAVVHVRKDPTTNRSTVERGEAPALLAE, from the coding sequence GTGAAGTTCCGCGAGATCCGCCTGGAGAACTTCAAGTGCTACGCCGACGCCGAGCTCCGGCTCGACGAGGGCGTCACGGTGATCCACGGCGTCAACGGCAGCGGGAAGTCCTCGCTGCTGGAGGCCTGCTTCTTCGCGCTGTACGGCTCCAAGGCGCTCGACGACCGGACACTCGACGACGTCATCACGAATGGCGCCGAGGACGCCGAGATCGAGCTCGCCTTCGACCACGGCGGCGAGGCCTACCGGATCGAGCGCCGCATTCGATTTTCGGGAGAGCGCGCCCAGACCGCCAAGTGCGTTCTCGAAGCGCCCGACGAGACGATCGAGGGCGCCCGCGCGGTGCGGGGCTACGTCGCCGACCTGCTCCGGATGGACGCCGAGGCGTTCGTCAACTGCGCGTACGTCCGGCAGGGCGAGGTGAACAAGCTGATCCACGCCTCGCCGAGCGACCGCCAGGACATGATCGACGACCTGCTCCAGCTCGGCAAGTTAGAGGAGTACCGCGAGCGCGCCAGCGAGGCCCGCCTCGCGGTCAAGGACGTGCTGAGCGAGCTTCGCGGGAACGTCGACGAGATCGACGGCCAGATCGAAGCCAAGGAGGAAAAAGGCCTCCACGAGCGGCTCAACGAGCTCGAAAGCGAGCGCAACGAGACGACCGCCGAGATCGAGCGGATCGAGGACCAGCTCGACACCGCCCGGGAGACGAAAGAGAGCGCCGAGTCGGTTCTCGAAGAGTTCGAGGAGAAACGCGAGGAGATCGACGAACTCGCCGAGGACGTCGAGGAGTTAGAGGAGACGATCCGGGAGACAGAGTCCGAGCGCGACCGGCTCAAAGACCGGATCGCCGAGAAGCGCGAGCGCCGCGACGAGTTGCGCGAGAAGCGCGACGAACTACTCGCGGAAGCGCAAGAGGCCGGCGACCTCGACGCGGACGGCTCGGCGTCCGGCAGCGATGACGGCGCCGACCTCGCAGAAGCCGTCGAGGACGCCCTCGCCGAGATCCGCGAGACGGACGAACGGCTCCAGGAGGAGCTGAACGACCTGAGCGGCGAGATCCAGAAACACGCCAGCGAGGCCGAGACCGCCCGCGAGCGCGCCGACGAACTCGAATCGACGGCCGCCGAGAAGCGCGAGGAGGCCGACGAGCTCGAAGCCGACCTCGACGACGACGAGTCGACGCTGGCCGAACGCCGCGAGAAGCTCGACGAGATCGACGAGGAGATCGAGGCCGCGAAAGACCGCTTCGAGGACGCGCCGGTCGCGTTCGGCGAGGCCGAGTCGCACCGCGAGGAGCTACGGGAGCGCAAGGACGAGCTCGACGACGAGCTCGGCGACGTGCGCGCCGAGCTCCGGACCGTCCGCTCGCAGATCGAGGAGGCCGAGGAGCTGCTCGAGGAGGGGAAGTGCCCCGAATGCGGCCAGCCCGTCGAGGACTCGCCACACGTCGACGCGCTCTCGGACGACCGGGAGCGCCTGTCGGAGCTCGAAGACGAGCGCGACGAGCTGAAAGCGGAGATCGAAGACGTCGAAGCCGATCTCGAAACCGCGAACGAACTCGTCGAGGCCGAACGCGAGGTCGACCAGCTCCGGGAGAACCGATCGAGCGTCGAGCAGCTGATCGACGAGCGCGAGGACGCCCTGGAAGATCGCCGCAAGCGCGTCGAGCGGCTCCGCGGGGAAGCCGACGAGCACGAGGCCGACGCCGAAACCAAGCGGAGCGAGGCCGCCGACGCCGAGGACCGCGCCGACGAGCGCCGCGAGCGGATCGCCGAGATCAACGCCGAGCGCGGCGACCTCCGCGAGCGCCGCGAGCGCCTCGAATCGCTGGGCGACGCCCTCGACGAGCTCGACGACGCCGAGGCCGACATCGAGGATCTGCGCGAGAAGCGCGCGGCGAAGGCCGACCTGAACGACGAGCGCCGGCAGCGACTCTCGGAGAAGAAAGAGCGCAAACGAGCGCTGGAGGACGAGTTCGACGCCGACCGCGTCGAGGAGGCCAGAGCCGAAAAGAAGCGCGCCGCGAACTACGTCGAGCAGGCCGAGTCGACCCTCGAAGACCTGCGCGAGGAACGGGACGACCTGATCGACCGCATCGGCGGCGTCCGGAACGAACTCGACGAGTTAGAGTCGCTCCGGGAACGCCGCGAGCGCCTCGTCGAGCGGCGCGACGCGCTGGACTCGCTGTACGAGGAGGCAGAGCAGCTCCAGGAGACCTACGGCGACCTGCGCGCCGAGCTACGCCAGCGCAACGTCGAAACCTTAGAGCGGATGCTCAACGAGACGTTCGATCTGGTGTACCAGAACGACTCGTACTCCCACATCGAGCTCGACGGCGAGTACGAGCTGACGGTGTACCAGAAGGACGGCGAACCGCTCGATCCCGAGCAGCTCTCGGGCGGCGAGCGCGCGCTGTTCAACCTCAGCCTGCGCTGCGCGATCTACCGGCTGCTCGCCGAGGGGATCGACGGCGCGGCGCCGATGCCGCCGCTGATCCTCGACGAGCCGACCGTGTTCCTCGACTCGGGGCACGTCGCCCAGCTCGTCGAGCTCGTCGGGTCGATGCGGGATCTGGGCGTCGAGCAGATCGTCGTCGTCAGCCACGACGAGGAGCTGGTCGGCGCGGCCGACGCCGTCGTCCACGTCCGCAAGGATCCGACGACGAACCGCTCGACCGTCGAGCGCGGCGAAGCGCCCGCGCTGCTGGCGGAGTAG
- a CDS encoding DUF7346 family protein, with amino-acid sequence MRTVCDESGKRYVLLKESTDSSLVRDPETGGEQYVENDRIEPVDGEEPLETAAAGVSEPVRRVVSAVHDDAGIGLLADLVDRGPVAIRDMLGAYDQCESDLHGRLAELRAAGLIEEATVAGERGYDATEAAQTAIATLRE; translated from the coding sequence ATGCGAACGGTCTGCGACGAGTCCGGCAAGCGCTACGTACTCCTCAAAGAATCGACCGACAGCAGTCTGGTCCGCGATCCCGAGACGGGAGGCGAGCAGTACGTCGAGAACGACCGGATCGAACCGGTCGACGGCGAGGAGCCCCTCGAGACTGCCGCAGCCGGCGTCTCCGAGCCGGTGCGGCGCGTCGTCTCGGCCGTCCACGACGACGCCGGCATCGGGCTGCTCGCCGATCTCGTCGACCGCGGCCCGGTCGCGATCCGGGATATGCTCGGCGCGTACGACCAGTGCGAGAGCGACCTCCACGGCCGGCTCGCCGAGCTCCGCGCCGCCGGATTGATCGAGGAGGCGACGGTCGCCGGGGAACGCGGCTACGACGCCACGGAGGCGGCGCAGACGGCGATAGCGACGTTGCGCGAGTAG